In Pygocentrus nattereri isolate fPygNat1 chromosome 30, fPygNat1.pri, whole genome shotgun sequence, the following proteins share a genomic window:
- the LOC108429993 gene encoding gamma-crystallin M3-like, with translation MVMSILFPPKSVGNDIEGHAIAKPIKYKSYGGSRPAGHHPSTESTMGKIIFYEDRNFQGRSYETSGDCAELTSYLSRCSSCRVENGCFMVYDRSNFMGNQYFLRRGEYSDFQRMGMVDSIRSCRMIPQHRGPFRMRIYERENFGGQMHEVSDDCDSFMERYRMSDVQSCHVMDGHWLMYEQPHYRGRMVYLRPGEYRSYRDLGMSSMLRFSSMRRIMDSCN, from the exons ATGGTGATGAGCATATTGTTCCCACCAAAGTCTGTCGGAAATGACATTGAGGGTCATG CCATTGCAAAGCCTATCAAGTATAAAAGCTACGGTGGATCACGGCCTGCTGGACATCATCCCAGCACCGAATCAACCATGGGCAAG ATCATCTTCTACGAGGACAGGAACTTCCAGGGTCGCTCCTATGAGACCAGCGGTGACTGCGCTGAGCTGACCTCCTACCTGAGCCGCTGCAGCTCTTGCAGGGTGGAGAACGGCTGCTTCATGGTCTACGATCGCTCCAACTTCATGGGGAACCAGTACTTCCTGAGGAGGGGCGAGTATTCTGACTTCCAGCGCATGGGCATGGTCGATTCCATCAGATCCTGCCGTATGATCCCTCAG CATCGTGGCCCCTTCAGAATGAGGATCTACGAGAGAGAGAACTTCGGAGGCCAGATGCACGAGGTCAGTGATGACTGTGACTCCTTCATGGAACGTTACCGCATGTCCGACGTCCAGTCCTGCCACGTGATGGATGGCCACTGGCTGATGTATGAGCAGCCTCACTACCGAGGCAGGATGGTGTACCTGAGGCCTGGAGAGTACAGGAGCTACAGAGATCTGGGAATGAGCTCCATGCTGAGATTCAGCTCCATGAGACGCATCATGGACTCCTGCAATTAA
- the LOC108430042 gene encoding gamma-crystallin M3-like isoform X2, which translates to MSQISVKIIFYEDKNFQGRSYETSSDCAELTSYLSRCNSCRVESGCFMVYERPNFMGHQMLARRGEYPDNQRLMGMSMSDCIRSCRMIPMHRGPFRMRIYERENFGGQMHEVSDDCDSFVDRYHMSDIQSCHVMDGHWLMYEQPHYRGRMVYLRPGEYRSYRDMGMSSMLRFSSMRRIMDTC; encoded by the exons ATCATTTTCTACGAGGATAAGAACTTCCAGGGTCGGTCCTATGAGACCAGCAGCGACTGCGCTGAGCTGACCTCCTACCTGAGCCGCTGTAACTCCTGCAGGGTGGAGAGCGGCTGCTTCATGGTCTACGAGAGGCCCAACTTCATGGGCCATCAGATGCTGGCACGGAGGGGAGAATACCCCGACAACCAGCGTCTGATGGGAATGAGCATGAGCGACTGCATCCGCTCTTGCAGAATGATCCCAATG CATCGTGGCCCCTTTAGAATGAGGATctatgagagagagaacttCGGAGGCCAGATGCACGAGGTCAGTGATGACTGTGACTCCTTCGTGGACCGCTACCACATGTCCGATATCCAGTCCTGCCACGTGATGGACGGCCACTGGCTGATGTACGAGCAGCCTCACTACAGAGGCAGGATGGTGTACCTGAGGCCTGGAGAGTACAGGAGCTACAGAGACATGGGAATGAGCTCCATGCTGAGATTCAGCTCCATGAGGCGCATCATGGACACCTGTTAG
- the LOC108430042 gene encoding gamma-crystallin M3-like isoform X1, with protein MGRIIFYEDKNFQGRSYETSSDCAELTSYLSRCNSCRVESGCFMVYERPNFMGHQMLARRGEYPDNQRLMGMSMSDCIRSCRMIPMHRGPFRMRIYERENFGGQMHEVSDDCDSFVDRYHMSDIQSCHVMDGHWLMYEQPHYRGRMVYLRPGEYRSYRDMGMSSMLRFSSMRRIMDTC; from the exons ATGGGCAGG ATCATTTTCTACGAGGATAAGAACTTCCAGGGTCGGTCCTATGAGACCAGCAGCGACTGCGCTGAGCTGACCTCCTACCTGAGCCGCTGTAACTCCTGCAGGGTGGAGAGCGGCTGCTTCATGGTCTACGAGAGGCCCAACTTCATGGGCCATCAGATGCTGGCACGGAGGGGAGAATACCCCGACAACCAGCGTCTGATGGGAATGAGCATGAGCGACTGCATCCGCTCTTGCAGAATGATCCCAATG CATCGTGGCCCCTTTAGAATGAGGATctatgagagagagaacttCGGAGGCCAGATGCACGAGGTCAGTGATGACTGTGACTCCTTCGTGGACCGCTACCACATGTCCGATATCCAGTCCTGCCACGTGATGGACGGCCACTGGCTGATGTACGAGCAGCCTCACTACAGAGGCAGGATGGTGTACCTGAGGCCTGGAGAGTACAGGAGCTACAGAGACATGGGAATGAGCTCCATGCTGAGATTCAGCTCCATGAGGCGCATCATGGACACCTGTTAG